The Rufibacter sp. DG15C region CTGCGGGATTAAAATCGGGTAGGGAATCTATCAAAGATGAATTACAGGAATATGCCTTCACAGACTCTGCTGATTATGTAAGCGATCTAAACACTCTGTCCATTAACCAAACCCTTACTTCCACCAGATGGCAAGGATATATGCAGAATGAATGGGCTATTGACAGTTCGCAGACGCTCACCTTTGGCGCGCGGCTCCATTACTGGTCTGGTAATAAGCAGCTTTCCATTAGCCCAAGGGTACAATATGCCGTGCGCTTACCTTCATTGCCTGACTGGTCCTTTAAGGCCGCTGCAGGATCTTATGTGCAAGCTCCGCTGTACAGAGAATTGAGAACCGCCAACGGTATTTTGAAAAGGGACTTGGATAACCAACAAGCCTGGCATTTTATCACCGGCACCGAATATCAGTTTAAAAAGTGGGGCAGGCCATTTAAGCTTACCACCGAGGCCTACGTGAAATACATGCCTTCTGTGATACCTTTTGAGCAGGAGAACATGCGCCTCCGGTATTTGCCCAATGTGAAAGCCACCGCTTACGCCGTTGGAGCAGACGTGCGGGTGAACGGCGAGTTCATAAAAGGAGAGGAGTCTTGGTTCAGCGTCGGGTTCTTGAGTACCAGAGAGAATCTGGAAGGTGATTCTACAGAAGTGAGAGACGCGGTCACTGGTGAAGTAGAGGCAGTGGCAGCCAAAGGCTACATCAGAAGACCCACTGACCAGCGCCTGAACTTCGGGATTTTCTTCCAGGACCATTTACCCAATTATCCTACCTGGAAGATGTACTTGAACCTAGCCTTTAGTACGGGCTTGCCATTTGGTCCTCCGGGTTTGCTAAACCACAGAAGTGCCTTTAACGGCCCCGCCTACCGGAGGGTGGACTTGGGTATCTCTAAGCTGATCTCCATGAGAGGACCAGACGCTGCAGGATTTGGACTGGAAAGTTTTTGGTTGAGTTTAGAAGTCCTGAACCTGATAGCCGCCAATAACGTGATCTCCTACAACTACGTGAAAGACACCAGTGGCATCACCTATGCAGTGCCCAATTACCTGACGGGAAGATTGGTGAATGTACGGTTCATTGCCAGGTTTTAATTTAGTTTCTTTACAAAACGTCCTCGCCTAACCACATTAAAAAAAGCCTTCTCATTTCTGAGAAGGCTTTTCGTTTTTGGCCTGTTTTCAAGAAAATAGCCTGAAACTGGTTTTCATTAATTGGCTTGAAACCGCTTTTCTTTCCATAGCACGGCGGCGTCCTCTATCTCCTGGGCATAAGTCTTGTAGGTCTTTTCATCATTCTTGCCCAACCGCTGGGCTTTCTTGTTGAGCTCTAGTGCCTCGTCAAACTCGCTTTTTTGGGCCAGCAACCGGGCCTTAAGCCAAGTGTTGTAAAAATTCTCTTCTATGCCTATGGACTTGTTTATCCATTCCAAAGCCAGTTCATGCTCCGTGTTCTGTTGCAATAAGTAATTGACCGCTTGCGCAAAAACCGACCAATCGTCTGGTTTAGTAGTAGCTAGAGAGTCTTTGATTGATTTTAATGTTTGCGCATGGACCTCCACCCGAATAGGAATGGCCAGCTGTTTTTTCTCCCAATTCAACACTAGCCGGCCACTGGTTGGCTGCACATCATTGAACGAGTACTTAAGCGTTTCATGGAAATCACTTTCCTGGGGACTAAACGGCAACCTGATCAAATCCTTGCTTTGGTCATAGCCGTCGGTGCCCCAGAGTCCTAGTTGCTTGTTCAATACCAGGTACCAGTTGCTGGAGTCGGCTGGAAAAATAAAGAAGGAATAAGTGCCGGCCGGGATGTTCTCTTGCAAAATGCGCACATCTGTGGAGAAGGCTATTTTAGTGGCCTCATTGGCGCCCGCCCGCCAAATCTTGCCGTAAGGCACCAGCTTGCCCCATACTTCGCGCTTCTTCACGCCAGGGGCGCTGTAGTTGATAGTGACTTCTGTAATGCCAATGGTATGGGTCAGTTTTACCTTAGGGCTGGCTTGGGGCAGTTTTAGCTTGGTTTGGGCCGCAAGGGTAAAGGAGAAAAAGAGTAAAAAGGCTGTGAGAAATAACTTCATATCTATACAGGGTACAAGGCAGTCAATACGTACTAGTCCAAACAAAACGCTAGGCTGGCCAGTTTAGGTCAAGAAAACTTAGAAAAAATGGTGCCACACCTAGGGTTATAAAAACACCTTCTTCAAAATGACCTTGAACAAGCAGGTATGGTGTTTTGGGAGCAGAAAGTTTAAAAAAATATTTGACTTTTCAATTTCCTGTTTACCTTTGAGCCAGCAATATGAACCGCACTACCCAAAATATCTTCCTTTCTTCTGCCGCACCTGCGGTACAGGGAGTGCATTGCCATCATTTCCATCATTCCTCTTAGGAGGAATCATAACATCATATCGCCCAATCTGGGGCTGGGCCCCGTGTATATCCAGTACTTGTCAAACAACAAGTCCAGCTGGCTGTTTACTTCATTGTTTCGTACCTACTCTTTTCGTTATACCTAATTTTCATGATCCGGTTAGCCATCCAAAAATCCGGTCGCTTGTCAGACGACTCCCTCAAGTTGATTCGTGAGTGCGGCATTTCCTTCATCAGTACCACCTCCAAACTTAAAACCGAAGCCACCAATTTCCCCCTTGAAATTCTATACCTGCGCGATGATGACATACCGGGCTATGTAGCGGACGGCGTGGCCGACATTGGCATTGTGGGCCAGAATGTATTGGTGGAAGAAGGCTTGCAGCAATTGACTGTAAAGGCCTTGGGCTTTAGTAAATGCCGCCTATCTCTGGCCGTGTCTAAAGGCGATGTGTATGACGATGTCACTACATTGGCTGGTAAAAGCATTGCCACGTCCTACCCCAACTTACTAAAGGAGTTTTTAACGTCTAAAGGCGTGGAGGCTGACATTCATACCATTTCTGGATCGGTGGAGATTGCCCCCAGCATCGGCCTGGCAGATGCGGTTTGTGACATTGTCTCCTCTGGCTCAACCCTCATTAGCAATGGTCTGCGCGAGGTAGAAACAGTCTTCAAGTCTGAGGCGGTCTTGATTGCCAACCAGAACTTAAATGAGCAGAAAAGCCGCCTGTTGCAGCAACTGTTATTTAGGATGGAAGCAGTTCAGAAGGCTCAGAAATCTAAATACGTAGTCTTGAACGCTCCCAACTCAGCCATTACCCAAATCAAGACCTTGCTGCCCGGCATTAAATCGCCTACCATCATTCCCCTAGCGGAGGAAGGCTGGAGTTCTCTGCACTCGGTGGTAAATGAGGACGATTTCTGGGACATCATTCAGAAACTGAAAGAGGCCGGCGCCGAGGGCATTCTGGTGGTTCCCATTGAAAAGATGATTGGCTAAGATGAAGACGTATCTATATCCAGCCCTAACAGAATGGGCAAGATTGATGCAACGGCCGGTCCAGCGATTGGATCAATTGCGGACCGGCGTGCAGGAAACCTTTGACTTAGTTAAGGAAAAAGGAGACGCAGCCTTGATAGAACTGGCTGCCAAGTTTGACAAATCTGACTTGCAATCTGTTTGGGTCTCAGAAGAAGAAATTACCGAAGCGCTGCCCCAGGTTACTCAGGAATTGAAAGACGCTATTGAAGTGGCGTATGCCAATATCAGCAAGTTCCATGAATCCCAACACGAGCCAGTACAACAGATAGAAACCATGCCGGGCGTGACCTGCTGGCGTAAGTCGGTGGGCATTCAAAAAGTTGGTTTATACATTCCAGGTGGCACGGCGCCTTTGTTCTCTACCTTGTTGATGTTGGGAATCCCGGCGCAGCTTGCCGGTTGTAAAGAAATCATTTTGGCTACGCCGCCCAGCGCAGATGGCTCCATCAACGCAACTATTCTGTACACGGCCCACCGTTTAGGCATCAAGCGCATTCTAAAAGCAGGAGGGGCCCAGGCCATTGCGGCTCTGGCCTTCGGGACGGAGACGGTGCCAGCCGTGGACAAGATCTTCGGACCGGGTAACCAATACGTGACGGCCGCCAAGCAAATGGTAACCCAGCTAGGCGTAGCCATTGACATGCCCGCTGGCCCTTCAGAGGTGTTGGTGATAGCAGATGACTCCGCTGACGCAGACTTCGTGGCCGCTGACCTTTTATCTCAGGCAGAACACGGCCCAGACTCTCAAGTCGTTTTTGTCACGAATTCTGAAAAACAGCTCAAAAACGTGCAAGAAGCCATGCAAAGACAAGTAGCGGTATTACCCCGGCAGACCGTAGCCCAGCAGGCACTGGACAACAGCATAGGAGTGGTGCTTTCTTCACTAGAGGAGGCTTTAGACTTCTCTAATCTTTATGCTCCTGAGCACTTGATTCTGTCCGTAGACAAACCAGAAAAAATGGCCGCGCAGGTGACGCAAGCTGGATCGGTGTTTATGGGACACTTTAGCCCGGAGAGCGTAGGAGATTATGCTTCAGGGACTAATCACACATTGCCCACCAACGGATATGCCCGAAACTATAGCGGTGTTTCTCTGGATAGCTTCGTGAAGAAAATCACGTTCCAGCAACTGACCAAAGAAGGATTACAGCGCATTGGCCCCGCCGTAGAAACCATGGCCGACGCCGAAGGCCTGCACGCGCACAAAAACGCGGTCACCATTCGCTTAGCGAAGATTTAAAAAATTTGCAGGGAATAGCATATTACTCAATTAGCACATTAACCAATGTTTTCAATAGAGAAGATTATCCGTCCGCACTTATTGGGGCTCAAGCCGTACTCTTCGGCAAGGGACGAGTTTGAGGGCGAGGCCAGCGTCTACCTGGACGCAAACGAGAATAACCTGGGCAGCCTGGCCGGTGGCGTAGACTACAACCGCTACCCAGACCCCTACCAAAAAGCCATCAAAGAGAAACTGGCCAAATTGAAAGGTGTAAGGCCAGAGCAGATTTTCATTGGCAACGGCTCTGACGAGGCTATTGATTTACTGGTGCGCCTGGTATGCGAGCCCGGTCAGGACGAGGTCCTACTGCTTCCGCCAACGTACGGCATGTATGAGGTAAGCGCCAACATCCACAACATAGGAATCCAGCGCGTGGCTTTGGATGAGCGTTTTCAGCCTGATTTCCAGAAAATAGGCCAAAAACAGACGGAGCGCACCAAAATCCTTTTCCTCTGCTCGCCTAATAATCCCACCGGGAATATTCTGGACCCGGCCACCGTAGAGCAGCTTATTACCTCTTTCAACGGGTTGGTAGTAGTGGATGAGGCCTATATTGATTTCACCGAGCAGCCCAGCTGGAGCACCCGCTTAGACGAGTTTCCCAATCTGGTGGTGTTGCAGACACTTTCCAAAGCCTGGGGCATGGCCGGGTTGCGCCTGGGCATGGCCTTTGCCTCGCCGGACATCATCAGCTTCCTCAACAAAATCAAGCCGCCGTACAACGTCAATGTAGTGACACAGGAGTTGGTCAGCGATGCCTTGGACAAAACCGCCCAGTTAAATGACATGCTGCAAGTGATTGTTGGGGAGCGCGCCCGGGTGATGGAGGCCTTTGACGCCATGGACCTCATTGAAAAGGTGTATCCCTCAGACGCCAACTTCGTGCTAGTGCAGGTTCCTAATGCGAATCAATTATATGCCTTTCTGTTGGAGCGGGGTGTGGTGGTCAGGAACCGTTCTACCCAGCCCGGCTGTACCAATTGCCTCCGAATTACCATTGGCACGCCTGCAGAAAACGACCACTTGTTGGAGTCCTTACACGCTTACAAGGCGCATACAGTCTAACCCATAGCGTTTTTGGCCTCATATTCAGAAATCAGGCCAAAAACGGATTTTCTACATTCTAAGCTGGCCTTGGCCATCGTTGTATAAGTATTCACATGCGCCAAGGTTCTCCTTGGAGCTTGCTACCACCAACCACATGAAAAAAGTCTTATTCATTGACCGCGACGGGACCATTTTACTGGAGCCGCCCACCGATTACCAGGTAGACTCCTTCGAGAAATTCTCCTTTTACCCTAAAGTCATCCGTAACCTTTACAAGATTTTCACCGAGCTGGACTATGAGTTCGTGATGGTGACCAACCAAGACGGACTCGGCACTGATTCCTACCCGGAAGACATCTTTTGGCCGTACCAGGACAAAATGCTAGAGATTCTGGAAGGCGAGGGCATTTCGTTCGCGCACATCCACATTGACCGTAGCTTTGAGCACGAAAACAGCCCCAACCGCAAACCACGGCTGGGCATGATGCAGCAATACCTTTCGGGGGAGTATGACTTGGCCAATTCTTATGTGATTGGCGACCGCCTCACCGATGTACAGATGGCGCAAAACCTGGGGGCCAAGAGTATTTTACTGCAAACAGACCAAAACGAGGACGCCACCTTCACCAGCACCGACTGGGACGATATTTACAATTTCCTACGCCTGCCGGCCCGCAAAGCCACCATCCAGCGCAACACCAATGAGACGCAAATCACCGTTGAGATCAACCTGGACGGCGAAGGCAAATCTGAGATGCAAACCGGCTTGGGGTTCTTTGATCACATGCTGGACCAACTGGCCCGCCACTCGGGTGTAGACATGCGCATTCAGGTGAAAGGTGATTTGCACATTGACGAACATCACACCATTGAAGACACCGCCCTTGCACTGGGAGAGGCGTTCGCCCAAGCCATTGGGGACAAGCGCGGCATCAACCGCTATGGCTTCCTGCTACCCATGGATGATGCCTTGGTGCACGCCGCCATTGACTTCTCCGGAAGACCCTGGTTGGTGTGGGACGCCAAATTCAGCCGCGAGAAGATTGGCGATATGCCCACCGAGATGTTTATGCACTTCTTCAAGTCGTTCTCAGACACGTCCAAGTCCAACCTAAACATCAAAGCCGAGGGCGAGAACGAGCACCACAAGATAGAAGCCATCTACAAGGCTGTGGCCAAAGCCATGAAAATGGCCCTGGTGCGCGACGTGAACAAAATGGAAATCCCCAGCACCAAAGGCATTCTATAAATGAAAACGGTCATTGTTGATTATAAAGCTGGCAACGTGCAGAGCGTGTTATTCGCGCTGGAGCGGCTGGGCGTGAACGCCACCGTTTCCTGTGAGGCAGAGGAAATTCAAAGTGCGGACAAGGTGATTTTCCCGGGCGTGGGCGAGGCATCCTCGGCTATGCGCGCGCTTAAAGCCCATAACCTGGACAAGCTTCTGCCTACCTTGACCCAGCCGTTTCTGGGTGTTTGCCTGGGCATGCAGTTGCTTTGCCAGCACTCAGAAGAAGGTGACACAGAAATGCTGGGCATCATTCCGGTTCCCGTGAAGCGCTTTGAGATTGACTTGAAAGTGCCGCACATGGGCTGGAACAACCTGCATCATTTACAATGCGAATTATTCGCTGGCATACAGGAAGATGAGTATGCGTACTTCGTGCACAGCTTTTATGCGCCTGTTACTGAATTCACCATCGCTCAGAGCTCGTATCCAGAACCGTTTAGTGCCGCCTTGCAGTACAAAAACTTCTACGCAGTCCAGTTCCACACCGAGAAAAGCGGAGCCCCGGGCGCGCAGATTCTCCAGAACTTTTTAAACCTCTAAGCCATGGAAATCATCCCGGCCATTGACTTGATTGGCGGCCAGTGCGTCCGCCTCACCGAAGGCGACTTTGCCCAACAGACCACCTACCACTCCGACCCTGTAGAAGTAGCCAAACAATTTGAAGGCCTTGGCTTAAAGAGGCTGCACTTGGTGGACTTGGACGGTGCCCGCGCCAAGCAACCGGTCAATCTGCCCATTCTGGCGCGCATTGCCCGTGAAACCAAACTACACATTGACTACGGCGGAGGGCTGCAAAGCTTGGAGGCGGTGCAACAAGCTTTTGACGCTGGGGCCAAACAGATCACTGCCGGCAGCATTGCCGTGCGCGAGCCTAAGACGGTGCAGAAATGGCTGAAGGAATTTGGGGCAGACCGCATCATTGTGGGCGCCGACTTTAAAGACAACCGCATCGCGATCAATGCCTGGGCTGAGCAGAGTGATTTGACCTTGGAGGCGTTTTTGGCCTCTTTTTCAGAAAAGGGCGCAAAAACGTTCATCTGCACAGATGTAAGTAAGGATGGCAAACTGCAAGGTTCGTCTATAGACATCTACCAAAAGTTGATTGCGCAGTTCCCGACGTTGCAGTTCATTGCCAGCGGCGGGGTGACTACCATTGAGGAAGTCCGGGAGCTGCGGGCGGCGGGATTGCATGGCGCTATCATTGGCAAGGCCATCTATGAAGGGACCATCACCCTGGAGGATTTAGCCAAAGAAGTGGTTTAGGTAATTAATAATTAAAGACCTCAAGGTGCGGCTGAATAGGATACTCTAGTCTTGTGTCTTATAACTTGTATCTTGAACCTGAAAAAATATGTTAACCAAACGAATTATTCCCTGCCTGGACATTAAAAACGGCCGCACCGTGAAAGGTGTGCGCTTTGAGGACATCAGGGATGCGGGTGACCCGGTGGAATTGGCCGCGCTGTACGCCAAGCAGGGCGCCGATGAATTGGTGTTTCTGGACATCACGGCCACCAATGAGAAACGGAAAACCCTTAGAGAACTAGTGAGGGAAGTAGCCCGGCACATAGACATCCCGTTTACCGTGGGCGGCGGCATCAGTGCCGTAGAAGACGTGGAGCTGCTCTTGCAAAACGGCGCTGATAAAGTTTCCGTGAATTCCTCAGCTCTGCACCGGCCTGAGCTCATCACCGAATTGGCCAACCGGTTTGGCAGCCAGTGCGTGACGGTGGCTATTGACACCAAAAACACGCCCGAAGGCTGGAAGGTCTTCAGTAAGGCAGGCACCGTTGATACGGGTTTGCTTGCGGTAGACTGGGCCAGAGAAGTGGTGGAGCGCGGCGCCGGCGAAATCCTGCTCACCTCCATGAGCAACGACGGCACCAAAGGCGGCTTTGCGCTGAACATTACCGGAGAGATTTCCAGGAACGTGCTGGTGCCGGTGATTGCCTCTGGCGGCGCAGGAAACATGCAGCATTTTTTGGACGTCTTTGAAGCCGGGGCAGACGCGGCGTTGGCCGCCAGTATCTTCCACTTCCAGGAAGTTCCGCTGCCTGAGTTGAAGCAGTTTTTAAAGCAGCATCATCTTGACATCCGGCTCTAAATGGCATTATCACTGCTTGCTGGCTGTAAATCAATCATATCGTTTTTGGCCTAATTTGGATAAAACAGGCCAAAAACGCAATTTCATATCCATTCAGAATTAGGCGAATTACATGACCATAGATTTCAAAAAAGGCGAAGGGCTGGTACCGGCCATCATTCAGAATGCCACTTCGGGGAAAGTGTTGATGCTGGGCTATATGAACCAGGAAGCCTTTGAGCAGACACAGCAGACCGGGCTAGTCACGTTTTTTTCCCGTTCTAAAAACCGGCTGTGGACCAAAGGCGAAACCTCTGGCAATACGCTTAAGGTCGTTAAAATGGAACTGGATTGTGACCAGGACACGCTTTTGGTCTTGGTGAACCCCACCGGACCGGCCTGCCACCGCAACACAGAAACCTGCTTTGACAAAGAGGGAGACGCTTCTTCCTACCATTTGCAAAGCTTCCAGAACGGATCACCTACGCACCAGGCCTTGCAGTTCATTGCGCAACTGGAGCAGACTATCAAAGAGCGCAGGCAAACTCCCCTAGAAGGCTCTTACACCAATTTCCTGTTTGACCGAGGCCTCAACAAAATAGCCCAGAAAGTAGGAGAAGAAGCCGTGGAAGTAGTAATTGATGCCGTGGCCGGCCAAACCGAGACCATGAAAGGCGAGGCCGCCGATTTGATTTTCCACTTGTTGGTGCTCTTAGAAGCTTCCAATTTATCTCTAGCCGAAGTAGTAGAAGTCTTAGAAAGCAGACACAAACCCCGCGAATAACAGCTTACTCGTTGAATACTTCCATATAATAATAGCCCCTAGAGATCAGAAACCATCCGACTTTTAGGGGCTAATTCGTTTTTAAATGGTTCTTCAATTGCACCACGTATCTGATTAAAACATCCTGCAAAGGATAGTTGGGCTGAATTAGAAACTGTTGTGCTATCCCATCCAAAGTGGCTACCAATAAGTTGGCCTCGGCGGAAGGAGAGGTGGAGCCCGCTTCGGCTAGATGATGCGTAAGTGCCTGCAACACCTTTTGATTTTCTGCATGCAGCTCCTGCTCCATGCTTTTTACCACCTCAGACTGTAGCCTCAGGCTGTAGAACAACTTACAAAAGTTCTTATGCTGGTCCAGGGCTTTAAACGTGGTTTTAATATGATGCTCCAAATAGGGAAGGCCCGTCAATTTCTCTTGAGAATCAAACGCCTTCACATACTCCCTTCGGCCCCTAAGAATAATTTCCCTGAGTACCTCGTCTTTACCATTGAAATAATTGTACAGCAAACCAAGGGAGATTCCTGTCTTCTCGGCAATCTGCCTGATGGAAGTACAATCATAGCCTTGTTCTGAAAATAATTCTGTAGCCGATTCTAATATATTCTGAAGGCTTATCTCTTTCTGTAATACGCGTTTACTCACACTGATTGAACGTTTGTTCACCTAAAGGAAAATGGTTATGCTGTAACGCAAAACTCCCGTTTTTGGCCTGTTTCCTGGAAAAGAAGCCAAAAACGGGAGTTAAGTTAATTTGCTTGCTTTATAGCTTATTGATGCGGCCGTAGA contains the following coding sequences:
- a CDS encoding TetR/AcrR family transcriptional regulator — its product is MSKRVLQKEISLQNILESATELFSEQGYDCTSIRQIAEKTGISLGLLYNYFNGKDEVLREIILRGRREYVKAFDSQEKLTGLPYLEHHIKTTFKALDQHKNFCKLFYSLRLQSEVVKSMEQELHAENQKVLQALTHHLAEAGSTSPSAEANLLVATLDGIAQQFLIQPNYPLQDVLIRYVVQLKNHLKTN
- the hisC gene encoding histidinol-phosphate transaminase is translated as MFSIEKIIRPHLLGLKPYSSARDEFEGEASVYLDANENNLGSLAGGVDYNRYPDPYQKAIKEKLAKLKGVRPEQIFIGNGSDEAIDLLVRLVCEPGQDEVLLLPPTYGMYEVSANIHNIGIQRVALDERFQPDFQKIGQKQTERTKILFLCSPNNPTGNILDPATVEQLITSFNGLVVVDEAYIDFTEQPSWSTRLDEFPNLVVLQTLSKAWGMAGLRLGMAFASPDIISFLNKIKPPYNVNVVTQELVSDALDKTAQLNDMLQVIVGERARVMEAFDAMDLIEKVYPSDANFVLVQVPNANQLYAFLLERGVVVRNRSTQPGCTNCLRITIGTPAENDHLLESLHAYKAHTV
- the hisB gene encoding bifunctional histidinol-phosphatase/imidazoleglycerol-phosphate dehydratase HisB, which encodes MKKVLFIDRDGTILLEPPTDYQVDSFEKFSFYPKVIRNLYKIFTELDYEFVMVTNQDGLGTDSYPEDIFWPYQDKMLEILEGEGISFAHIHIDRSFEHENSPNRKPRLGMMQQYLSGEYDLANSYVIGDRLTDVQMAQNLGAKSILLQTDQNEDATFTSTDWDDIYNFLRLPARKATIQRNTNETQITVEINLDGEGKSEMQTGLGFFDHMLDQLARHSGVDMRIQVKGDLHIDEHHTIEDTALALGEAFAQAIGDKRGINRYGFLLPMDDALVHAAIDFSGRPWLVWDAKFSREKIGDMPTEMFMHFFKSFSDTSKSNLNIKAEGENEHHKIEAIYKAVAKAMKMALVRDVNKMEIPSTKGIL
- the hisG gene encoding ATP phosphoribosyltransferase, with protein sequence MIRLAIQKSGRLSDDSLKLIRECGISFISTTSKLKTEATNFPLEILYLRDDDIPGYVADGVADIGIVGQNVLVEEGLQQLTVKALGFSKCRLSLAVSKGDVYDDVTTLAGKSIATSYPNLLKEFLTSKGVEADIHTISGSVEIAPSIGLADAVCDIVSSGSTLISNGLREVETVFKSEAVLIANQNLNEQKSRLLQQLLFRMEAVQKAQKSKYVVLNAPNSAITQIKTLLPGIKSPTIIPLAEEGWSSLHSVVNEDDFWDIIQKLKEAGAEGILVVPIEKMIG
- the hisD gene encoding histidinol dehydrogenase, with the translated sequence MKTYLYPALTEWARLMQRPVQRLDQLRTGVQETFDLVKEKGDAALIELAAKFDKSDLQSVWVSEEEITEALPQVTQELKDAIEVAYANISKFHESQHEPVQQIETMPGVTCWRKSVGIQKVGLYIPGGTAPLFSTLLMLGIPAQLAGCKEIILATPPSADGSINATILYTAHRLGIKRILKAGGAQAIAALAFGTETVPAVDKIFGPGNQYVTAAKQMVTQLGVAIDMPAGPSEVLVIADDSADADFVAADLLSQAEHGPDSQVVFVTNSEKQLKNVQEAMQRQVAVLPRQTVAQQALDNSIGVVLSSLEEALDFSNLYAPEHLILSVDKPEKMAAQVTQAGSVFMGHFSPESVGDYASGTNHTLPTNGYARNYSGVSLDSFVKKITFQQLTKEGLQRIGPAVETMADAEGLHAHKNAVTIRLAKI
- the hisIE gene encoding bifunctional phosphoribosyl-AMP cyclohydrolase/phosphoribosyl-ATP diphosphatase HisIE, which translates into the protein MTIDFKKGEGLVPAIIQNATSGKVLMLGYMNQEAFEQTQQTGLVTFFSRSKNRLWTKGETSGNTLKVVKMELDCDQDTLLVLVNPTGPACHRNTETCFDKEGDASSYHLQSFQNGSPTHQALQFIAQLEQTIKERRQTPLEGSYTNFLFDRGLNKIAQKVGEEAVEVVIDAVAGQTETMKGEAADLIFHLLVLLEASNLSLAEVVEVLESRHKPRE
- the hisH gene encoding imidazole glycerol phosphate synthase subunit HisH — protein: MKTVIVDYKAGNVQSVLFALERLGVNATVSCEAEEIQSADKVIFPGVGEASSAMRALKAHNLDKLLPTLTQPFLGVCLGMQLLCQHSEEGDTEMLGIIPVPVKRFEIDLKVPHMGWNNLHHLQCELFAGIQEDEYAYFVHSFYAPVTEFTIAQSSYPEPFSAALQYKNFYAVQFHTEKSGAPGAQILQNFLNL
- a CDS encoding DUF2911 domain-containing protein — protein: MKLFLTAFLLFFSFTLAAQTKLKLPQASPKVKLTHTIGITEVTINYSAPGVKKREVWGKLVPYGKIWRAGANEATKIAFSTDVRILQENIPAGTYSFFIFPADSSNWYLVLNKQLGLWGTDGYDQSKDLIRLPFSPQESDFHETLKYSFNDVQPTSGRLVLNWEKKQLAIPIRVEVHAQTLKSIKDSLATTKPDDWSVFAQAVNYLLQQNTEHELALEWINKSIGIEENFYNTWLKARLLAQKSEFDEALELNKKAQRLGKNDEKTYKTYAQEIEDAAVLWKEKRFQAN
- the hisF gene encoding imidazole glycerol phosphate synthase subunit HisF; the encoded protein is MLTKRIIPCLDIKNGRTVKGVRFEDIRDAGDPVELAALYAKQGADELVFLDITATNEKRKTLRELVREVARHIDIPFTVGGGISAVEDVELLLQNGADKVSVNSSALHRPELITELANRFGSQCVTVAIDTKNTPEGWKVFSKAGTVDTGLLAVDWAREVVERGAGEILLTSMSNDGTKGGFALNITGEISRNVLVPVIASGGAGNMQHFLDVFEAGADAALAASIFHFQEVPLPELKQFLKQHHLDIRL
- the hisA gene encoding 1-(5-phosphoribosyl)-5-[(5-phosphoribosylamino)methylideneamino]imidazole-4-carboxamide isomerase yields the protein MEIIPAIDLIGGQCVRLTEGDFAQQTTYHSDPVEVAKQFEGLGLKRLHLVDLDGARAKQPVNLPILARIARETKLHIDYGGGLQSLEAVQQAFDAGAKQITAGSIAVREPKTVQKWLKEFGADRIIVGADFKDNRIAINAWAEQSDLTLEAFLASFSEKGAKTFICTDVSKDGKLQGSSIDIYQKLIAQFPTLQFIASGGVTTIEEVRELRAAGLHGAIIGKAIYEGTITLEDLAKEVV